TTTCGATGTCGCTTTACCCAAAGCCACGGCCCTCACGCAGAACGACTTTGCCGTCGCAAGTGCGGGAGAGTAGAGGAAAACGCCAGAAGATTCCCTAGTCGATTACACAGCACCGCGGGGTTTCCTCCGTCGGTTGCCGATCTGCTCCAAACAAGACCATCATCAGCGCTGTATCCGAGAGGGTTTGCTTCTTTTTCAGCGACAACAGACGGACAGCTGACGTCACATTCTGAGCAGGGAGCGCGTCTTTCGCATTACCGGTGTCACTCTATGTTCCCACTGCATCATTTCTCCGTATGGCCGCAGCAAGACTGTGCATGCAGCTGACACTTTGGTGCAACAGACTTTGCAGCAGTACATGCCACACAGACCAAGGCCCTCGCTCTTTTTCCTGAAACTGCAGTTCATCTTAGTTCCTGTGCACGAGGCATTCCACAGGCTCCCGTTTCACGTAGGAGGGCTCTGTCTGCGTGAAGTTGATCCGCGCGTAGAGAAAGCACCTATATAGACATGAGAACCCCACAGTCACCTCTGTTTCCTTCCTTGCGGGGCACATCTCTTCCGAGGAAAAGCCTGGTGAAGGACAAAACTTGTGAGCAAATCACGATGTCTCGCACAAACGTGGCACGACGGAAGCACTTGTCTTGAGACTAGCTCGTGAACACATCGTTACCGCCGGACGAGATGCTTCGGTTGTAAGGCGAGCATTTGCCACTCTTCATGAAAGTGGATATGTGTGAACTACTCTGTGAGAAGTGATAACTCTTCATGTCGCTTCATCCCTCGATGCACTCCTACGCAAATATTTCTGAACGTTATTCTGCTACTTGTGCGTATTGCCCAGACCCACTGCTCCCTCCGACTACATCAGAGGTGGTGAAACCGCTGACAGGGAATTCTCTTGGAGGGCAGTCGCTACTCGATGCTCCGACAAAGCTGTTGCCCATGCGTCGCCGATACCTGCTGTATTCTTTACACGTGAGTACATGAAGATAAACTTCGCAACAGCGTGGAGCAAGGAGGCTTCCCACCCAGCGAAAGACCTGGCAGCCGGGTGCAAACGCTCCGCCTCTCCAGCACGGCAATCACTGGTGTGACGAACCTCAGCTGTAAACTTCGGTTCCCCTCTCGAAAAATGCTATACAGACGCAACTAGTGAGGTGTATGTGGCCTTAATCTACAGCAGTCCAAGGCTACTCGTCCATTTCAATGCAGGGGTACTGCACGGTGTCGCGAGTGCACGAAACCAAGCCAACAACCAAAATAGATCAGCAGTCTGTTCTGTGGGGTGTAGATCCTCACTTGACGGACGCCTGCGAGACCACCCAAGCCTACGTGCAGCGCGCCCGGGACCGGTGTGCCGGGAAGAAAAGCAGGCAAGCTACGAGTTCACTGCGACTGCCCTGTTGACTTCCGAATCACCTTTTGCCGCCAACTGCATCGCAATCTGCTTTCATGTGTGAGCTTTCAACGCTGCGTTCGTTCGCAACTACGCCGAGAACGGGAAACGTTGCTGAAAAAACCGCTCCAATGCGTCCGCTACACCGCCATCTCTAGCCAGCGTTTTGAAAAATCATTGGTGTCTCTCGCCCCCCTTCAAGGAGAAGGGCAACTACAGTGTGTAGTGTTTCGCTATACTAAAAGCGTAGACATCATAGATCACTAGGCATGTGGACGGACACCGACGCTTCTGCATCACTCCAACAGGCCAATGTCCTTGATgaccgccttcttcgtcgggCGACCACCTCCACCGCTGAGAGCCTCAATTGCTTGGACAGTGGGCCACGAGTCAGCAGTGATCTTTCCGAAGACAACGTGTCTGCCGTCCAGCCACTCTGTCTTGACAGTCGTGATGAAGAACTGGCTGCCGTTGGTGTTCGGACCGGCGTTCGCCATGGAAATAACACCTCTTTCGTGCTTCAAATCGAAGTTCTCATCTTCGAAGCGCGGTCCGTAGATGCTGTGCCCTCCGGTCCCGTTGTGGTTTTCAAAGTCGCCACCCTGGACAAGTTCAAAAAGTAGAATACAGTAGCGCGTACGTAAAATTGACCAGCAACTGCAGACGCACGTCGCTTTGCTCCCCATCCCCTAAAACCACTGACATCGCCAAACTCAGCTGTAACCATGCTACTGACACTGCATTATTTTTCTCTGCAATCTTCATGCTAAAGTCACGTGAAATGCAAGCGACACACGTGAAACGAATCTACGCCGGTGCAAAGCCAAGGTACTCAGAAAGCGATCGAGCCTGCGCACCAGACAGTTAAACTGAAAGCGCGCCCTCCCGGCATCAGTTTATACCTGAATCATGAAGTCCGCAATGATGCGGTGGAAAGTGCTGCCCTTGTACTTATCGAAGAGACCAATGAAATTGTCCACCGTCTTGGGAACTACATCACTACGAAGCTCCAAGACGATTCGTCCAGCGGGTTCACCATCAATGTCGATATCCATGAACGCCTGGAAAACAAAAAGGATACGCAGCGGGATGAGAGTGTACACCAAAAGACACGGCGTCTTTGATACAAAAATTCACACAAAAATGCGCTACGACGAAATTGGGAGTCGTCCCAAAATTCTGGTACGCGTCAGTATATGTTCGAACAGAAGGTGCACCGAAGGGACACCTGGCCTCGCGCGGTACTATCGGCTTACCTTCTTAATGCCGACGCtttcggccgcggcggaggaaaccgcaaggaagagaaaaagaaccTGCaccggagaaaaaaaaaaaaaaccagaCACAATACACACGATCTACACAAATGTGCCGTTTTGCTTTCGTGTGACACTGTGTAACTGGCTGCGATGTCTTCCGCTACAGGACACTGTTGGCCCACGCTCGTCAGTTTTGCGTCGCCTTTCAGTAAAACAGAAAGCCAGTAACAAGTCTTTACTCTCCTTTGTGCCTTCTCGAAACCCGTTTCACTGGAATGAGGGCATCATCCTGTGCCCGCCTTTCCGCGCGTTTCGGCTGAATTCTGCCCCGCCTGTGAACTCTAGTACGCGCTTCAGGTCCAGTCCTTTTTGGCCGTTCAAATTAGGAGGAGACACACCAGAAGTTTCATTTTGCTTGGCAAGTGGCGAGGCCGAACAGGAGAATCCCTTCTCGGAGACCCGAGACAAGAAAGACCAAAGGAGAAAAAATGTTAAAAGTGCGGAGTCCCTTCAAGTAAGAAGCCGTTATGTCTGCTTCCGACGGACGGCCAAGTACCGCGCGCGCTGGGGGGGTGGTGGATGTAATGAGGCGGGCAGGGATGAAAGACGCAGCGGTCCGGAAAGATCACCAACCACCGAGGATCGCCAGAAAACTTGCGACGGAAAAATGCCGCCATGTCGCGACTGTGCGCGCGGAGCCAGCGCCGTGGAGGAAGGGATAGGTGATTCTGCCAGTATCAAAGTGATACAGCCAAAATAGCGGTTTCattcctctcgcgcctgccgaTTCTTTGCCATCAACACGCATGTTCGCGGCACTGCTATGTGGCTCGGTCCAAGAGTCGGTAACACAAAATGAGGTTCCGGAGGGGATCCAGGGTGGGAGACAATATACGGACCGCTTTAGGGCTAGGGGAAGGAAAGCGCGTGTGATGAGGACGAATGCATCGATGGCACGGTCACCCCTCGTATGAACGTCGTACGGACAGTAGTGACTACTGCACCAAGACGTGGACACCATCGATGTACTTTTCCCGATCTGTATTCGGTGGACACTCTATAGTC
This portion of the Besnoitia besnoiti strain Bb-Ger1 chromosome VII, whole genome shotgun sequence genome encodes:
- a CDS encoding cyclophilin (encoded by transcript BESB_080750), with translation MKLLVLFLFLAVSSAAAESVGIKKAFMDIDIDGEPAGRIVLELRSDVVPKTVDNFIGLFDKYKGSTFHRIIADFMIQGGDFENHNGTGGHSIYGPRFEDENFDLKHERGVISMANAGPNTNGSQFFITTVKTEWLDGRHVVFGKITADSWPTVQAIEALSGGGGRPTKKAVIKDIGLLE